The DNA sequence TAAATAACCTGCACCTCGAGGACTCAATTTAAAATCCAGTATGGCAACATCGGGATCACTCCATACTAAATCTGCCATAATCCCATCGTGAGGGATTTCTCTAAATCTATCCACCGCTCGTATTTGATCCAATTGTTGACAACTTGGAGACAACCCACCATGACATGCAAATATCTTGCCATCTATAGTGGCCCCCAATGGcaaataatcaaacaaatcaGTAATAAACGTCCATACATCAGCTGACCcttgatatttatttaacACTTCTGTATAAAATCCATAATTAGTAGTAATTGTTCTTGATTCATGATTACCTCGTATCAAAAACACTCGTTCTGGATATCTCAATTTTAACACTAATAATAGCGATATAGTTTCCACTGAATAATAACCACGATCAACGTAATCAcccaaaaataaataattagtTTGAGGTGGAGACCCaccaatttgaaatatttctaATAAATCGTGATATTGTCCATGAATATCACCAACTACCGATATTGGGGATTGTAGAGATATTATATTGGGAACTTGTAACAATTGGGTTTTCAATGTATGACATAACTGTTGAATAGTTTCTGGAGGAAGAATCTTTGGCGGTTTATGATCTAATAATTGTTCTAGACAATAATCCAAATCGGATATTGGTATTTTGAACGGCACTGTCATTTAATACCATATATTTACAATGAATGAcagcaaaaaaaagaattagtATGTCTGATAATGTTTTGTTGGATGTGAACACACGTgttttaatgaaaatggaTTGAGATGAGGATGTTGGGGTTGGTGATGGTGCTAATGATGATTCTGATGGGGAAGTATTATGGGGGTAGGAAATacacaattttttttgggggggATTTACAGCCTTATCGTCGTCAAAGTCGAGTAAAATAGTCCTTCCCAGGTACCtataaatattgatgaatgggggaaaattaaataatatgacagtacaaaaaaatacaaacaaaaagaactaaaaaaaaaaaaaagaagattatAAGAGTGCTGTAATGATATGTTTGTTTGGGATATCTATTGGTAGATTGGGTTAGTAAAGTTTAGTGAtaagtttattattttgttttttgtttttgccttaaaatttttttttttttttttcgtgtCAATGGTGCCAGAAAAACAAACgaacatttttttttcttggttggTTGGATGGTTGGACGGGTGGTGGCTTGCTAGGCTGGTCCAGGGCACATCACTCATTTAAGCCCAATCCCCGACCGATACCAATTATAGCCCGTCCCATCCAAAGCCAAAGCCAAAGCCAAAgctaaattgaattgactTAAAGTCGTTTCTTTCacattaaaagaaaaaagggAAACCACCGGTGCTGCCACCATGCTACCATGTTACTTTCCTACTAAACATACCAAAAAATATACCCTAGATTCTATATAGGGATACTTCTCATTTTGGTATAATCCAATAAAACCCATTCAATACCTTTAACTATAGATCCCAACCCATCCTATTCGCTTCTTTCCTTTCCAATAAACTTCTTATAATTCCTTCCAATAATCGTTTGGGGAATCTATAGAAGAGTGGCAgtttttgtctttttgCACGACCGCATAAAGTTGTAATTCCCTTTTGTATTTTTCTCACCTATTTAAGCATCATCATTGGCCTCAACCTAACCAGATActttgttcttgttgttgccataaaaaattagagtatctattgaaatattcaattcaattctaaaCATCAACATATTAAAAGGTGTTAGTTGTACATTAGCAAATATTTCAACTTTTATGTTCTTTTCTTCCTCCTCCATCCttcccctttttttttttttacttatTACATCTGCATCAAAAAACAATCCTAGTGTTGTCAAAAAATACTTCATtgcaaataaataattctaGTAGTTTTTTAAAGTCAATATTAACATAgcataaacaaaattatgTCTTTCGATAAAAcagaatcattattaacTGTATGTGATGATTTAACTCAAGTCAAGGGGAATGTTTCCCAGTTTCAAGCAATGGTTAACAATATCATTAGTAAAGCACCAACAAGAGAAGAATATGAAAAgctattgaaaattattcGTCTTGGTGAAGCTCCAGGTGAGACTGTGcaaacaattgaaagaCTAGAGCAATTGATGACTGCTCTGCAAACAAAAGTTGCTGTTCgattaaaagaattatattTGGGAGGGTATTTGCCATTATTAACATCACtttcaaaaatcaatttcaaatcaaatgttgaagatcaatttgtttcttattttttggATTATAATCCAGTATTACCCAGTAATGTTGTTCAAGATTTAAGAGTTCTTCAAGGTAAAAAACCTGATACCCTTACTGCTCctattgatattatttcCTATCCACCAACTTTGCCTGCAATTAGTAGTACAATACTTTTGATTAGAATCATGACTGATAGATCGTATCGTCAACCTCTGGATTTCATTGAACTGTCATCTAGTGACTATAATAAAAGTCATAATGGAAGATTGGTTTTGAGAGGACGAGCAATCATGCAACTTTGTCTTGTTGAAGTATTGGAAGAAAGTTACCCTCGTCTACTTGATGAAGATATACAATTTATTAGTCATAAATTAATGACACCAATTATTTTAACCAAGTTTGCATTTGGTTATAATTTAGTTGatcatttgaaatataACTTTTCCGTTGATGCTGATTATGAAGAAAAGTTGCAAATCATTggcaatatttttttggcaTATATGGGTGGACTTAAAACCGAGGGTTATGAtttgaatgatttgaaattgtttgttAAAAGATTATATGAACCAGTTATTGCTGATTATAtgaataaaaatgatgTTTTATCAAAAGTTGCTCTTGTTGAATTGGATCTTTTATTCAAACTGGTGACTAATATGTTGTATCTTCCTCGAGAGAATATTCGATACGAGATAATTCAAGTTGAATCTGATCCTCATGTGGCCAGAATATTGGTggataatgaagaattggGTTCTGGGGTATCATCAGTAAGTTTTGAAGAAGCCAAATGTCGAGCTGCCcaagatattttgaatGATCAGGGTCggataatgaaaatatgggagattttgaaaaataatcatATGAAGAATAATACCACTAAGTCGGTCATTAAAACAGAGAATCCGGAAACCGTCATGCAAATCCCAATACAACAAGCTCCTCCAACTATGAGTTCTCATGTAGGTACACCTGTTGTTGAGCATGCTACAGAGTCACCTTCAATACAAAAcctaacaacaacacccATATCCCCATCGTCAGCAAATGCAAATACAAGACAAACGCCACCCCAATTTGCAATGCAGCCGCCACCATCACAACAATCATTTGCATTTgcacaacaacattatCCCGGAGTTGCCTATCAAACACCATTTctacaaccacaacaataCGGAGGTGGTGCACCCATCGGCTATTTTCATCCAATGCAGCAACAGCATCTACACTCAcaagcagcagcagcagcgGCAGTAACAGCATCACCACAGCTATTGCAACAACATGCACAGGCACAAACCCAAACTCAAGCCCAAGCCCAAGCCCCAGCACGATCTCAAGTACAACCACCTTCCAGCGGACCTTTATATGATCAAAATGCTACAAGTAAGAATGGTGAGCAGATTTATGTTGATCAATACGGTATACCACATTTAGGTACTGGATGTAAGAAAGTTGATACTAATGctaaaaatgatttatattcGAAATTGGGTAAAGCAAAAATTTCCACCCCTCAATATGAGGATAAAATATCCCCTGAAAAAGTTTATCATGTTCTTGTTCTGGTTAAAGGTATTTATTTGGGTGGtggatttgatttgaataagAAATTAGCTGCTCAAAAAGCAGCAATGTGTGCATTGGTTAATACCCCAAAATTAGCTGAAATAGGATTGTagaaatgaatgaatgaatgaattaattaattaattgtgCAGAGGTTATTTTTATTCTATGTATGTATATTCTTTTCGTATTAATCTAATTAACCTCTTTAATACTTTGAGTTAAAATTTCAAGACCATCTTTTATGGTTTGATCAGGAATATTTAAAGCTGGTACCAATCTAATAGTATTCATCCCAGCAgttataatcaataaacCATGTTGTCTACATTTAGCAACAATTTCACCGATATCAAcattttgtttaaattgCAAccctaataataatccttTACCTTTaactttttcaatcaaattagGATACtcatttgatattttatttaatccTTCAAggaaaatttttgatttatttccAACTTGTGTTAAAAACTCTTTATCAGCAATatgatcaacaataaaagaCCCTACAGATGAAGCCAAGGGGTTACCACCATAAGTTGTTCCATGATCACCCACATTTAAACTACTTTCGACTTTTTCTGTGATCATAGTGGCACCAATTGGGAATCCATTACCTAATGCCTTGGCAATGGTAACTATATCTGGATGAGCTTGTGGAGATAACCAAGAATGGGCCCATAATTTACCAGTACGACCCAATCCACATTGGATTTCATcataaatcaacaatacattattttcatcacATAATTTAcgtaattcaattaaaaatgattcatcaataagATTAACTCCACCTTCACCTTGTAAAGGTTCAATTATAACTGCACAagttttatctttatttatAACTTGTTTAACactttcaatatcatttgGTTTAGCAATTTTAACCCCTGGGATCAAAGGAGAAAATGGTTCTTGatattttggatttggtGTAACTGATAATGCCCCCATTGAGCGACCATGGAAagaattttcaaaagttataaattcatatttttccttatttattgttttgcCATATTTACGAGCAAATTTTAATGCTGCTTCATTAGCTTCAGTACCAGAATTACATAAAAATACTCGACTAGCATCTTTCATTccttcaaattctttagttttattaattaatttattggatAATTCTCCAGCAGgtaaattataatataaatttgaacaatgaatcaatttttcactttgttgtttaattaattcagtTATAGGTTCATAAGAATGTCCTAAACAAGTAACAGCAATACCAGAAGTgaaatcaatatatttacGATCTTCTaaatcatatatatatgatcCTTTACCATGAGTCAATACTAGATTTGGACGGGCATAAGTGGTGACTGAATAAGGTttggaaattgaattaataaatttccCTGTATGTGATTCATCATTAGCATCAGGAATTGAAGTCGTCGTCGAATACTTTTTCGTGAGCAATGATAAAGTTGCTGGATTCAACAAAAGTGATTTCTTTATGACGGTTGATGTTTTTAACAAGGATTTAGTATATGTTCTCAACATTGTCAATAAGTTTGTCTAAGTCAATAAAAAGATCGAAAAGAGGAAGTAATTATTacgttgaaaaaaaattttttttttcttcttcttctcatTGTGTTGACCAAAGATTATTTATCGATCGCGGTAAAATTGACtcattaattattattacttgaTACAGCAGTTGCGGCTGTCCTTCACATGTTACCActacaaccaccaccaccataaACTTAATTCAACTTatttcattaaaaaaaaaaaaaaaaaaagagtatTTTATTAACTATAGCTACTATTCTAACTAGTACATTTTCAGAATCGATCTATATCAATAGTAATTTCTGGTTTCACTAATTTACTGGAattatccaatttttcaagttcattataaattattcgattaatttcaaatctcATTCTTACTTCTTCATCAGAATTAGCTCCTTTCATATTGATTTTCAtaccaataacaaaaagtcgataattgaatttagtaatgaaaaatttctcTATTCGATAAgtttgtttgaaaaaatctttCGACAATATTTGATCAACAATCCTAGATTTGAGCACATGATAATCATAATCTGAATAAGGAAATGAACATAATAATATCCCGCCAAGAGTTTTCACTAGTTTCCATCCATTATAACATAACAACAATGCTACTGTAATAGTAGCAGcttcattaatatcaattgcCAAGTCAGAGGTTAAACTCTGAGGTATCAAGGGCCCaactaataaaaataacGTATAACTTAATGTGATCAAATGTGTTGGATTCTTTTTCCAAGCACTaacaattttctttaatttttcaccagcagtattattaatatcaacatcaattaACAAACTCCCATTATTGATGTTACCCTTAGTGGAGAAATTGCCTTTCAAACCCGAATCATCTTGTCCGTTTATCATTTCCGTGATTCTATCATATGTCAAGATATAGTTTGACGAAATCAATGACACAACCATGGTGATAATCAAAACCAGTATATAAATAAGCCAATTTGAATCAGTATTATTTTTACCAGGTTCAGCATGGACATTATGTGACAGATGTTCATGATCAACATGATTATCGGGAGAAACCCATAATATTATAAACTCTTCAATGAAATGACTAAACAAATCAAACCCAACCATTACTAATGAGGTACTCAATGCAAATCCAACCAATACTTCTATTCTTCCTAGTCCAAAAGGGTAAGCAAGAGAAGATTTGTTCCAAACATCAAAATTGGACATGGTGTCAACAAACACTATAAGTAATGAACCCAATGAATCATAAAATACTAAATGAGCCAATGTAGATaaagatgataatttatatttgaacCCAATAGtgaaaataatcaatgATAAGCTAACATGGAAACCTGACCACATGAATCTTAATTTCTGATTAGGggtaattgaatttaatgtTTCATTGAAATTCGGTATTGGATACAGATCAGGAATAGCTGAAAGTTGTGTCATTCCAATATCTACCGGTGGAGGTTCTTGGAAAAGGTTCATAGAAATCGAGGAATGTTTATATTTGTGACCTTTACGATGAGCTGGTTTAAGTGGCAAACTTAGATTTGAACCATTACTGACATTAAGATTAGTTTGATACATCAAGTCTTGtgattgaaaattaaatggattactgttgttgttgttgttgttgttgttgttagcctttgttggtgatgatCCTCTTCTAACTGGTGAAGTTGATCGGTAATGTTTGTTTATTCTCAGTGGTGACGATTGTCTTGTTGGAGATGATGATCTATAAGGACCAGTTGGTGCAGccaatggtggtggtgtaTAGTTATTTGAAAACGTGGAAGAAATTGGAGTTTTTATACCAAATGTTAAAGAATTTCTTGATCTTGGGgtattattgaaaactgGTTGAATTGGTTGACCATCTTCTGAAATTGCATTACTAGAATCCATTAAAAATGCCGACAAGGGACGAGAACGTGAAGTAGCACTATTTGAATTGGCTCGACCCATTCTTGGTGAATTggttaatgatgaatttgagtATCGTCTAGGTGAACCATTGTTACTGTTACTAAAATtgctattattattattattataataatcgTTAAATGGCTCTGTCATTGTGTCGTTGTTTAAAGAATCTGTCGAAAAATTTGCACTTGACAACAATCCAAAATTACTAGTCGATGAAGTATCATTGGGGATAAATGATTCCTCAATATGAATAGACGGTGACATTGGGTTAATTTGAGAATCTTGTGGTGTTTGTATTTGTggaatttcaaaattattcGTCATTGGGGTATCACTTGTATCTGAAACCGCACTTTCTGTTTCAAAAGGGTCATTCAATGCCGGTGAGGGCAGAAGATCTTTATCTGTCATTGTTGTCcaatattgattataacTAGGGTTTTGGTATATTAATAAGAACAATTGAGataaatttgtttggtAGTATGTTATGTGTTTCAGAAAGGCTgtcccttttttttttttttttttttttcaaactgTTCGCCTGTGTTgtcccccccccccccttttCATTTGCATGTCGCTTCAAGTCGATTAAAAATATGTCGTCCccaaaaagagaaaaaataaaacaaacaataaatgtCGTCACACgtcatcaattaattaaaatctGTCAAATTATTCAACTCAGGGAAGGCATAAACACAAAGCAGTAGGTTTTTGAAATGTCTAGTTTGAGACATTTACGGAACTGGGATTCTAATCAGATTGTAGAGATtgtcaaatattaatactTCTTGGCAaagtagaaaaaaaaatacaaactGCCAAGAATGTCATTTGGACCCTGTAAAACTCCTTACCATCAATTTCGTACGAATCccaataaaattaataaacacGATGATGTATATTATTGCACAAATTATAAGTATATCTtctataataatattaacgGGGATTTTCATTTGTAGTATAAGCATCAAACAATCTTAAATTGATACATCCATCATTGACTGAATTCTTGTTAGTATTACTATTTACATCTTCtaatatttcaaaacttttcattttaaaaGATTGTGTGTTAAccatttttgttgatgaattatcatAATCACCagtatttttatttaatccATTTACAAATGGAGGTAAACTTActgattcaaaatttttcgttgatttcaaataaagtccagtattattgaaaacatGATAATCACCACcatattttaattcttcttcttcaagCATGATTGAacatttaatcaatttatcatctataaattctttaaatGGATTAGTAGCATTAGGTTCAggtaaatcaaataaaacttGAATCAGAGATACTGCAGGGGTTATAACATCCAacatatcattattattggtaacACCAATTTGAGATTTCAGGTCTTTAGTAGTATTGTTATTCTGATCTTCTGGTATTGTGTCTTGATTGGGTGATGTTGCATTTGATCCTCCACCAGCACTCCCACTTCCACTTCTATTCCCATTCCCATTCCCTTgaatattatcatttaattctCTATTTGAATTAACTTCTTCACTAACTGATGATTTCATTAACAAAAGTAAATCATAAAGTAAAATTctcaatttatcattatgaTTAGTCAAATAATCAGAATTGagtaaatcaattaatttagtaacaaatgaaatcacattttcttcattagtATTTCTTGATATCATTGAACATAAATACAGTTTATGAATAATTAAAATTCTTAAAAAAATCGATATTGTATCATTGATACTATTAGATtgttttataatcaattcttgaCAATTTGCCACATTAACTAAATTCccaatgaaattaaataaattaagGAAAAATGAACTATCAGtatcaataatttgtcctgatgatgaagaagaagaagaagaagaaaatttcttgaaaaaatcattcaatggtggtaataagtttttatcatttataatcaattcaatttgatcattattcaaatttgtttgtaataaaaattttgtttcaagaatttctaaaatataattcttttgattCCAAGGCattaaattaaacaattctccaaaaaaagaattttcattagaaaattcaaatttgatttcttgtaataaattatcgacaaatatttccaattgatgtttaatttctaatttattatcaattggcaaaaaaattttgaataatatgttcaacaatatttgaCATAAAGGCATGttgaattcattaatatGTTTGATAAACAAACTAAAATCCTCAATTGTGGCAATATATTCATGTTCTTGACGTTGAAGTAACATATTCAATAGTTGTAAACTGTCTGAATGTGACAACTTATCAAAGAATTGACTTTGAATAGCTTTGGTATTGGTAATTATTGCTTTATGGAAAAATGTCAATACATCTTGTTTGTACtttatgaaaaatgaattgtttTGTAATTGTGTTTcatgatttttcaataatccTTGTTGCATCAAAATAGTACATTGATAACttgatttttcttgataCATACGTCTAGCAATTTGTAACAAGATTAATTGGCAACAACTAAAGTAAGTTTCTTCCACTTCACcccaaatcaaatcataaataaataatataggATCAtcaatgatattgatatcaTCTCGTTGCATAGACTGAATCAACTTAACAATATCGTTAATTCGAACAAGATCAAAAATAACAAGTTTcttcaaaaaattattcaCTTTGAAgtaatttattgattggGATTGACCAGCTTttgatataataaattgtttcaatttttcattgaatTGACTTGAATGATCACTAAATTTATTGACAATTAAACTTTTAAGTATCttcattaaattaatttctttttcttcatcaagtgtttcaaaattattataccAAAACTCTAAAATAGAATCCACatctttcaattcaatttcaatcaaatcaaacacttcttgttgttcttcAAGTGTCAATGTTCTTGGTTGTAAAGTAATTAGAAAATTAAGATCATTTCTAAAATCAGTAGAAGTATACCTTTTTGTACCGAATCTAGTTTCATGAGTATGTGAATCATCAACAGTATTAATATACATGGGTGAATCCATAGTTTGTTTCAGATGTAATCCTTGTACTGATTTAAGTTTGGAATCCCTATTCCCCCCCAGTGTTGAAGACAAAGAAGATATCGACATTGAAGCAGCTGTCTTTGTTGATGACTTTTCAATGACAGcattaataaaattccAAACTGAATTGAACTTAAAACAATCATATTCACGAGTATTCAAATCTTTATAAACTTGGATAATAAgtttaaataaatcataaGCAGTAGATAATTCATGAGTACCAGctattgatttgatcaatttataaTGTCTAATAACCAATTTAgatattaaatataatgaatcaagataaaatataatcatACCACcatcatttttcaaaattgtttgaataaCAACTTTAAAGAAAACTGTGAGTCCTGAGTTTTCCgtataaaattgataaagtttTGTAATTACTGTTGGAgtaaaatgaattaatttattagttgattttattttcagttttaattcattggtcaaccaatttatcaataaaaattgtAATCCAACACTTAAAGAATCAATGTATTCAATACATTTgccatcaatttcatcagttaattgattatcaCAGATTTTCATAATGATTGAATCTTGTAATAATGATTGTCCTTGAGAAAATTTGcctttaaaatcaaatcccATGGGAGTCCAACGTTTCAATATACTATCACATTGTCGATTATTTAATACTGGTAaattttcaagaattttcaaatgaatTTCCATAATTCTTGGTAAATTGTTAAGACTTTGATCAATAGTACTACCTGGTTCTAAATAAAAAATCCCTGAAGCAATTAATTTTCTTAAATAAGCAGCAATGgtaattaatttcaattgatacaATTCATTTATCAAAACATATAGTCTAGAACTTGTAAATTgtaaattgttattatctTCAGCAAtatgataaataatttctaataattcattatcaaattcagTTCGTAAAGATTTTGTTAAAGATTTAACCACagtatttttcaaaaaattacaaacaaataaaatatcttcatttgaattgataGGATTTCTCCATGGTAAAACACaccaatataataaaacttTTAAATTAAGTTTCCAATTAATATTGGattttttggttggttttaaaaaagttgcaaattcttcattaagttttaaattatccaatttttcaacaatattcAACACATCATCAGAACTTCTATTGATAAATGAATAATCTTGTTCCATAGTTGTGTtagatattgattttggtgtATAATTGGAAAATGACCCTGATCTAACAAACCTTTTAGAagtagcagtagtagtagtaacCAAATTGGAGCTactagtattattattgttgttattgttgttattgttgttagaattattaaactcacttttcaaatttaaaatcaagCTTTCATTACGatatttaatcaattccaattgtttctgaatttcttcttgttcctTTTCCGATGTTGCCTTAGAATCcagtaataatattttcattaatgatTGTTCAATAAGGGTCCAATGATTAGggataatgaaaatattacaATTATATTCAAACAAATATCTGATACAATCTGATATTAGTTTAAGGATTTTGGATTGTAATCCATCAGATATAACTACTGTGACATCATTTTTCTCcttatcattattgttaattaacaacaatttattgatgaaaaaatggttaagtaataataattcactTAATTCTTTGgataaataatcaaatttcaatatatcATTCCAAAACATTTTGATTAATGTTAAAGATACTAATCTTTGTCCATAATTcatatcaatttcatctaCCCAAGctaaatttcttttctttgacTTGATCTTAGTCTTATTGTTATTCTCGGAATTgtcatcaacaataataccCTTATCCTCTTGATCCTCTTGCCCTTCTTCCTCATTGTCATCGTCATTGTCATCATTATAATCATCCAAATTTTC is a window from the Candida dubliniensis CD36 chromosome 4, complete sequence genome containing:
- a CDS encoding serine/threonine-protein phosphatase, putative (Similar to S. cerevisiae PPG1) — encoded protein: MTVPFKIPISDLDYCLEQLLDHKPPKILPPETIQQLCHTLKTQLLQVPNIISLQSPISVVGDIHGQYHDLLEIFQIGGSPPQTNYLFLGDYVDRGYYSVETISLLLVLKLRYPERVFLIRGNHESRTITTNYGFYTEVLNKYQGSADVWTFITDLFDYLPLGATIDGKIFACHGGLSPSCQQLDQIRAVDRFREIPHDGIMADLVWSDPDVAISDFKLSPRGAGYLFGNDVIDKFCHDNSLVQMIRAHQLCNEGYTSYWKGKCLTVWSAPNYCYRCGNKASVLEILHSNYDSKDPTDVPDGEQDKAVNSINGEFIGSIDYDNGYNDYRNRFNNSSWLHKQQGVLPGQFFNVFEASKENDEDTLQGKSVNGINFEDELSTSDDDSNSNSSNNNNKSDFFASFFQDRPKRQQVEYFL
- a CDS encoding RNase III, putative (appears to be a fusion of orf19.3772 and orf19.3773;~Similar to S. cerevisiae RNT1;~In S. cerevisiae: involved in rDNA transcription and rRNA processing; also cleaves a stem-loop structure at the 3' end of U2 snRNA to ensure formation of the correct U2 3' end), with the translated sequence MSFDKTESLLTVCDDLTQVKGNVSQFQAMVNNIISKAPTREEYEKLLKIIRLGEAPGETVQTIERLEQLMTASQTKVAVRLKELYLGGYLPLLTSLSKINFKSNVEDQFVSYFLDYNPVLPSNVVQDLRVLQGKKPDTLTAPIDIISYPPTLPAISSTILLIRIMTDRSYRQPSDFIESSSSDYNKSHNGRLVLRGRAIMQLCLVEVLEESYPRLLDEDIQFISHKLMTPIILTKFAFGYNLVDHLKYNFSVDADYEEKLQIIGNIFLAYMGGLKTEGYDLNDLKLFVKRLYEPVIADYMNKNDVLSKVALVELDLLFKSVTNMLYLPRENIRYEIIQVESDPHVARILVDNEELGSGVSSVSFEEAKCRAAQDILNDQGRIMKIWEILKNNHMKNNTTKSVIKTENPETVMQIPIQQAPPTMSSHVGTPVVEHATESPSIQNLTTTPISPSSANANTRQTPPQFAMQPPPSQQSFAFAQQHYPGVAYQTPFLQPQQYGGGAPIGYFHPMQQQHLHSQAAAAAAVTASPQLLQQHAQAQTQTQAQAQAPARSQVQPPSSGPLYDQNATSKNGEQIYVDQYGIPHLGTGCKKVDTNAKNDLYSKLGKAKISTPQYEDKISPEKVYHVLVSVKGIYLGGGFDLNKKLAAQKAAMCALVNTPKLAEIGL
- a CDS encoding acetylornithine aminotransferase, mitochondrial precursor, putative (Similar to S. cerevisiae ARG8) yields the protein MLRTYTKSLLKTSTVIKKSLLLNPATLSLLTKKYSTTTSIPDANDESHTGKFINSISKPYSVTTYARPNLVLTHGKGSYIYDLEDRKYIDFTSGIAVTCLGHSYEPITELIKQQSEKLIHCSNLYYNLPAGELSNKLINKTKEFEGMKDASRVFLCNSGTEANEAALKFARKYGKTINKEKYEFITFENSFHGRSMGALSVTPNPKYQEPFSPLIPGVKIAKPNDIESVKQVINKDKTCAVIIEPLQGEGGVNLIDESFLIELRKLCDENNVLLIYDEIQCGLGRTGKLWAHSWLSPQAHPDIVTIAKALGNGFPIGATMITEKVESSLNVGDHGTTYGGNPLASSVGSFIVDHIADKEFLTQVGNKSKIFLEGLNKISNEYPNLIEKVKGKGLLLGLQFKQNVDIGEIVAKCRQHGLLIITAGMNTIRLVPALNIPDQTIKDGLEILTQSIKEVN
- a CDS encoding zinc ion transmembrane transporter, putative (Similar to S. cerevisiae ZRG17), whose amino-acid sequence is MTDKDLSPSPALNDPFETESAVSDTSDTPMTNNFEIPQIQTPQDSQINPMSPSIHIEESFIPNDTSSTSNFGLLSSANFSTDSLNNDTMTEPFNDYYNNNNNSNFSNSNNGSPRRYSNSSLTNSPRMGRANSNSATSRSRPLSAFLMDSSNAISEDGQPIQPVFNNTPRSRNSLTFGIKTPISSTFSNNYTPPPLAAPTGPYRSSSPTRQSSPSRINKHYRSTSPVRRGSSPTKANNNNNNNNNSNPFNFQSQDLMYQTNLNVSNGSNLSLPLKPAHRKGHKYKHSSISMNLFQEPPPVDIGMTQLSAIPDSYPIPNFNETLNSITPNQKLRFMWSGFHVSLSLIIFTIGFKYKLSSLSTLAHLVFYDSLGSLLIVFVDTMSNFDVWNKSSLAYPFGLGRIEVLVGFALSTSLVMVGFDLFSHFIEEFIILWVSPDNHVDHEHSSHNVHAEPGKNNTDSNWLIYISVLIITMVVSLISSNYILTYDRITEMINGQDDSGLKGNFSTKGNINNGSLLIDVDINNTAGEKLKKIVSAWKKNPTHLITLSYTLFLLVGPLIPQSLTSDLAIDINEAATITVALLLCYNGWKLVKTLGGILLCSFPYSDYDYHVLKSRIVDQILSKDFFKQTYRIEKFFITKFNYRLFVIGMKINMKGANSDEEVRMRFEINRIIYNELEKLDNSSKLVKPEITIDIDRF